In the genome of Coprothermobacter sp., the window CCGAGTAGGGATGTCGGCGAACAGCCTCTGTCAACTGACCGCCCTCTTCATAGCCAACGTATCCGGGAGGAGCCCCGACGAGGCGGCTGACGCTGAATTTCTCCATGTACTCGCTCATGTCGATGCGGACCATGCGATTCTCGTCGTCGAACAACACCTGCGCCAGCGCCTTGGATAGCTCGGTCTTGCCGACACCCGTGGGGCCCAGGAAGATGAAGCTGCCGATGGGACGGCTGGGGTCTGACATGCCGGCGCGCGACCGCTTGATGGCCGAGGCAACAGCATGGATTGCCTGCTCCTGGCCGATGACGCGCTTTGCCAGGCGCTCCTCCAGGTTGACCAGCTTCGTCACCTCAGTCTCCATCATGCGGGACACCGGGATGCCGGTCCAGCGGCTGACGACCTGCGCGATCTCCTCTTCGGTCACGGACTGCTTGAGTTCGACGCCGCCCTTCTCCTGCGATGCGAGCTGGTCGTGCTGTGCCTCGACCTTCTTCTCCAGCTCGGGGATCGCGCCGTACTTGAGCTGTGCCGCCTTCTCCAGGTCGCCCTCGCGGGTCGCCTTCGTGAACGCGGCCTTCTTCTCCTCGAGTTCCTTGCCGAGCCGGGCGGCTTCCTCGATGACGTCTTTCTGCTTCCGCCAGGACAGCTTCAGCCGGTCCGCCTTCTCCTTGAGCTGGGCGATCTCCGCCTGCACGTCGGCACTGCGCTTCCTGGACTTGTCATCGGTCTCGGCAGCCAGCGCCTTGCGTTCCATCTCGAGGATGACCAGCTTGCGGTCCAGTTCGTCGATCTCGACGGGCATGCTCTCGAGCTGCATCTTCACCAGCGACGCCGCCTCGTCCATGAGGTCGATGGCCTTGTCGGGCAGGAAACGGTCCGTAATGTAGCGCGCCGATAGCTTGGCCGCCATGACCAGGGCCCCATCCGCGATGCGCACGCCGTGGTGTGTCTCATACCGCTCCTTGAGGCCGCGCAGGATGGAAATCGTATCCTCGACCGACGGCTCACCAACCATGACCGGTTGGAAGCGGCGCTGGAGAGCGGCGTCCTTCTCGATGATCTTGCGGTACTCGTCGACCGTGGTCGCGCCGATCGTCCGCAGTTCACCCCTCGCAAGCGCCGGCTTCAGCATGTTGGAGGCGTCCATGGCCCCCTCGGCCGCACCCGCCCCGACGACCGTGTGCAGTTCGTCGATGAACATGATGATGCGGCCGTCGCTCGCCGTCACAGCCTTGAGCACGGACTTGAGCCTGTCTTCGAACTCGCCGCGGAACTTGGCGCCCGCGATCATCGCGCCCAGGTCGAGTGCGAAGATCGTCTTGTCCTTGAGCTCCTCGGGGACGTCACGCGCTACGATCCGCTGAGCAAGGCCTTCGACGACTGCCGTCTTGCCGACGCCTGCATCACCGATGAGCACGGGGTTGTTCTTGGTCCGGCGCATGAGGATCTGCATGACGCGCCGGATCTCCTCGTCGCGGCCGATGACCGGGTCCAGCTTGCCCTGGCGCGCCTGCTCGGTCAGGTCACGGCCGTACTTCTTGAGTGCCTCGTACTTGTCTTCGGGCTCCTGATCCGTCACGCGTTCCGTCCCGCGCACCTTCACCAGCGCGCTCAGGATGGCTTGCTTCGTCACGCCGGTCTGTTTCAGCAACGGTCCGCATGAGCGGCTGTTCTCGGCCAGCGCGATGAGAAGGTGCTCGATGCTGATGTATTCGTCCTTGAGCGCCGTCATCTCGTCCTCGGCCTTGCGGATGACCGTGCTCAGGTCGTCAGAGATGACCAGCTGACCGACGGGGACGCTGCCCGAAACCTTGGGAAGCCGCTCGATTTCCTGTTCGACCTGTGACGACAGCGCTGGGGCAGCAACGTTGAGGTATGGGAAGAGGGAGGCTGCAAGCCCCTCCTTCTGTTCGAGAATGGCCTGGAGAAGGTGCAGCGAATCGGTGGCCTGGTTGCCGTGGCCTTCGCTGGACCGCGCCGCCTGTTGCAATGCTTCCGCTGACTTTGTCGTAAACTTGTCGAGTGTCATATCGTCCGCCCTTGGGCGTCACCACCTCCCGTATGCAGAGCACGTTTGTGCCCGTCTGAGACTGCCACAGTATACGGTGGGCTTGAAAAAATGCCAAGCGTCCATATGATGAAGAAGCACTACCGTGCCGCAAGCACGGAGCTTGTCCAGGACTGACATACGGGAGCGTCGACCTTGTTCGTTCTCCTGACGGTAGCACGGAAATGAGCCCTGAACTGCTGCTCGAACAGACAATCAGCGGGGGCATGAGAGAAGGCATTGTGGGAGCACTGCTGGAGGTGCTCGAGCGTACGGACAACTTTACGCTTACGCATTCCTATCGTGTTGCCCAGCTTGCCGTCCCCATGGGGGTCGCACTTCATCTGTCCGAGGACGACCTCGAAACCCTTCGCGTTGCGGCGTTGCTTCATGATCTGGGCAAAGCCTTCATCCCTGCGCAGATCCTGCTCAAACAGGACTTCCTCACCGAAGAGGAGTTCGCCATCATGCGCAAGCACCCCGAATACGGTTCTGCCGTCATTGGGAGAGTCCCCGGCTTTTCCGATGTGTGCGACATCGTCGCGTCTCATCATGAACGGTACGACGGTGCAGGCTATCCTCATGGAACAGCCGGCGCGGACATCCCGATGGGTGGACGCATCCTGGCGGTGGCTGATTCATTCGACGCCATGGTGACTGCGCGCGTGTATCGACATGGCGCCCAGCCCGACATGGCTGCGGCGGAAGCGGCGAGGTGCGCCGGATCGCAATTCGACCCGGTTGCCGTCGAAGCCTTTCTGGCCACAACGCACTTCATAGGAGCCCGTCATGGCGAGAAGAGTACAGCGCAGCGAGAATGACCAGCTGACCGGGCACAAGATCGGCAACAGCGTCACCAAAGGGTTTGCCGAGGGAACCAGGCGCGGTGAGGCACGTCCCGAGGAGTTCGTCATCGCCGAGGAAGTCCAGGAGGCTCTCCGCAAGGGAGCACCGGTCGTCGCCCTCGAATCTGCCATCATCACCCATGGCATGCCGTACCCAGTCAACCTCGAGCTGGCACAGGAGCTCGAAGCCATCGTCCGCAAGGGTGGAGCCGTCCCCGCCACGACTGCCCTGGTCTCGGGCAAGATCCGTGTAGGTCTCTCCAAGTCTGAACTCGAGATGCTCGCCCGGGCCAAGTGGGTCAAGAAGATCGGACCCCGCGACATCCCCGTCGCTGTCGCCATGGGATTCAGCGGGGGCACGACCGTCGCTGCGTCGCTGAACATCGCCGACGCCGCAGGTATCCGCGTCTTTGTCACCGGTGGCATCGGGGGCGTCCACCGTGGCGTGAGCGAGATCCTCGATATCTCTCAGGACCTGCCCGTCATCGGGCGGGCTCGGTGCATCACCGTGTGCGCGGGCGCCAAGTCCATCCTCGACCTGAGGAACACCCTGGAGTACCTCGAAACGATGTCCGTCCTCGTCCTGGGTTACCAGACCGACACCCTGCCCGCCTTCTACGTGCGCGACTCCGGCATCCCGCTCGAGCACCGCGTCGAGAGCGCGTCGGACATCGCCTCCATCGTGGAGGCACGCGACCGCCTCAAGCTCGAGACCGGGATCCTCGTCACGAACCCGATCGCCGAGGGTGACCAGGTCGATCCAGCAAAGCACGAGAAGATCCTGCAGGCAGCGCTCAAGAAGGCTGCGGAAGAGGGTGTCGAGGGCAAGGCGATGACGCCGTACATCCTGGCCTACATGCAGAAGAACCTGCCCGGCGTCATCGAGGCCAACATCGCGCTGATCAAGAGCAACGTCGCGCTGGGAACGCAGATCGCCACCCTGCTGAGCCACCGCTGAGCCTGGGTTCCATGTTCTTCGTCACGGGCGACCTGAACATCGACGCCACAACGGTGGCGCCCAGCCTGTCGCCTTCCGGCAAGGAAGCACAGGCGAACATCATGCTTTCCTGCGGGGGGCAGGGAGGGAACGTCGCCTTCTTCCTGCGCTGCCTGGGCCGGCTCGTACAACTGTTCGGCACGCTGGGGACCGACGTCGCAGGAGACCTCTATTTGGCGCACCTGGCGCGCCTCGGCATAGCATACGCTGGAGGCCGCGTCGACGTCCCGACGGGCATGGTCAGCGTCGTCCAGGAGGCAGGTTCGTACCATATGTACTGTCAGCGGGGCGCCAACGCAGCGGTAGATCCTGCTGCATTTGCACGCTTCGTGCGCAGTGCATTCGAGACGACTGCAGACGTCCTGTTCGTGTCAGGGTACAGCCTTCTGAATGATGGCTGCTGGGCAGCTCTCGAGTTCGTGCTGACCAGTCCTGCGCCCGCACGGCCGCTGGTCGCGATGGATCCCGCCAGCATCGACGCTATGAATGCCATGGGCCGCGATGCTGTTCTTTCGGCGGTTCGATTGTGCGACTACGTGCTGCCCAACGAAGAGGAAGCCTGCTGGCTGGCACAGGAGGCAGATGCCAACAAGGCAGCCCGCATCCTCCACCGATCGACCGGGACAACCGTCGTTGTCAAGCTCGGCTCAGGAGGAGCTCTCCTATGTGGCGACGAGGGCATCATTGCGACGCCAGGCGTCCCCCTCACGCCCGTCGACGTGACGGGAGCGGGAGATGCCTTCGCAGCCGCCTTCCTTTCCGCGTTTGTTGCGAACTCAGATCCCCAGGCAGCTCTCACAGCCGCCGTGCGCTTCAGCGCGACCAAGGTCCAGCTGGCAGGCACACAGCCTCTGGAGCTCCTGAACTACAGCGGCTGATCCTCAGCGCTCGCGGGTCCTTCCGCGGCAGAGCGGCGGCTGGAAACGATCCCCAGCGCCAGCCCGGCCAAGATGACGGCGCCTCCCGCAAGCTCGGCCGGACCCGGCCGATCACCCAGCACCAGGAACGCCAGCAGGCTGCCCAGAATTGGCTCCCACAGTAGCATCAGGGCAACGAACTGCGGCTGAAACGACCTGAGTGAAGCATTGATGAGGCCGTGGCCGACAGTCTGGCCGAGGACAGCGGTCACCGCAAGCCACATGAACGACGTGCCCGACAGTGGCAGGAGGGACCTTCCAGCAATGAGGCACACGACCCCCATCAGGAAAGCCGCCCAACCGAACGCGCCCACGTTGTAGGAGACAGTGTCCATCTGCCGGGACGCCCTGCGCCCGACGATCAGATACAGCGACGCCGCCAGCGCCCCACCCAGGGCGAGCAGGTTTCCGAGGTTGGCGCCCGTGCCGGACCGCAGCCCGATGAAGACACCGCCTGCCGTTACGACAGCAACGGCAACCCACAGCAGAGGGCTGGTACGTTCCCGAAACAGGACGAGGTCCAGGACGGCCACAAACAGCGGGTTCATGGTGACGAAGACCAGCGAGGACAACACCGAGGTCATTGACAGCGACGTCACCCACAAAGCGAAGTGCACAGCCAGCAGCGCCCCCGCCAGCATTGTAACAGGGGACAGCCGTAGTTGTTGTAACATGCCCGTACCAAGGGCAGGATGGATTCCCGCCTGCGCGGGAATGACTGACAATGCTACACTTCTGGACGGTTCCATTCCTGAAGCAGTGTTGCACTTCGGGATAGATCGACTACTGGCGAGCGCGTTGCGCCTTCGCCACGCTTGCAGCGGAAGGAGCAGGAGCGTCGACAGCGCCAGGCGCCAGAATGCGGTCACAAGCGGGTCCGTACCAGCCAGCTTCATGAACGTCGACGTGCCCGACACACCCAGGACGGCCATAACAAGACCTGCCCAGGCCTGGGCGTCGGGTCGACCCCCGCTCTTCTGTCGCGCTGTTGCTCTCATGCTGTACAGTATAGCCACACTCCACCCTGACGAGAGGCATGACGGAGACTGTTACGCTTCGGGACGGTTCCAATTCTGTAACAGGCGGCAGACGCGTTCGCCTGGATATGGGAAAACCCCCGACAAGGGGGATGGACAGGATGGATTCCCGCATCCGTGGGAATGACGGAGAGCGAAGGGATTGGATTCCCGCCTGCGCGGGAAGGACGAAACCACGCGAGAATGACGGATCAGCGGCGTATGGGCGACAGAACGCATGCTTATGTTGGTTGACAGAGACTCACCGAGTTCGAGTGCCAGGTTTTGTTGCCGCGATCATCGTGACAATTCGTCGATAGTAACCTCCAACGCGATCGGCAGCAGCAATGTCGACATCAATGTGACATGCTGCGGCCATAGCTGCATATGGCTTCTTCCAGGACACCGGCGGGTCCGGGAGTGTCTCGGGGGTCGGATGGCTGTTTCTGTGGCCAAACGTGGCTACCACTGCTGCAGCGACACCTTCAGGATCCAAGTACCCCGTCTCGAGGAGCAGTGTCATGTCGACGAGGTCCTTGACGCGGCTGTTGTCGCGCGTGCCTGCACGGAGCATGGTATAGGCATGCAGTTTCTCGGCGAACTGTTGTTCCAGGCTTGTCGTGGTAAGCGGAGATGCCTCGATACCGGCGAAGCCAAACCAGTCCTCACCCGTTGTGACGCGAAGGGGTTCGAGGAGAACGTCTCCAACGGCAACATCGACGTGGAAGGTAACGAAGGCCCGACCCCCGAGCATCGCGCGAACAGGGAACCTCTCGCCGCCGTAGAGCGGGCCGTCGAGGTCCATCATCGACTCCCCCACTTGAAACTCGAGCCAGTCACCTGCTGAGCGTGAAGCAGCCTGCTGCAGCATCCGTTGTAGAGTTACGCGGTTGTCGGAGCCTCTGCCAATACTGATGTTGAGAGCGAGATCGATGTCGCGAGTCGCCCGGGCGGATCCAATCGCCAGTTCCAAAGCATGTCCACCCTTGAGAATCCATCTGTTGACACCATCATACTGTATGCGCGTGACAAATCGATCAAAGACGACTTGCTGTCGCAGGCGTTGCAGATCCTCACCTTTACTCAGAGCCCGTTTCCTGAGGCGATCCTCCAGGGCCTGGCGGAAGGACACCGCGTCATTGTAGTGCCGCGGACTGCTCATCGGTGGAAGATGCTTCGTATGATCTCCGCGAAGGGAGAGGGCGGGTTCAGCCTGGCAGCGTTGGTCAGATCGTCGCGCTGCACGAGCCCACGCTGGAGGGCTTGGCGGATGGCCTGCTCGAGAAGGTCAGCAGAGATGCTTGCAGCAGCAACGTCGATAATCGTTCTCAGGGGACGAGTGACGCTGTACCCCTCCATCACCTGAATGTCCACGGGCTCGAGCGTTGCACGATGGATGACGAGGATGGCGGGGATCCTGGCCGACTTCCTGAATGACAGTGGGACTGTCATATGGAGCCTTGCAGGCATGACATCCGAGAGTTCGTAGATGGACAGCGCCGTCTCATGAGAAAACACACCCTGGGGCTTGCCCTTGCTGTCTCGTGACCACAGCGACCACAGGACGAGGTCGGGCCGATCAGCCGACGTGTAGTCGGCAATGCGGTACACGCCATACCCCTCCCGTATCCAGTTTCCAGTCTCACTCTGGTAGTACTGTGAGGGATATGAGTAGCCAGCCTCAAGAGCCTGCCTGGCAGTGAAGTATCCCTGCTGGCGGGAGGCAATGCTCCGTATGTTGCGTTCCGATTCCTGTGTTGTTCCCATTTGCACAACCCTTAACATTTTCTTAAGTATTGTGCAATTCCGGGGAAAATCAACAGTCAGAAAGGATGGATTCCCGCCTTCGCGGGAATGACGGAGGGGCGCGGGAATGACCGATCATGTGTAACAGGGGACAGACGTAGTTGTTGTAACATGCCCATAGCAGGGGCAGGATTGGATTCCCGTCTGCGCGGGAATGACAGATTATGTAGCAGGGGACAGACGTAGTTGTTGTAACATGCTACAACCGAGGCAGGACTGGATTCCCGCCTTCGCGGGAATGACGGAATGCAAAGGGCCCGCCATCGCTGGCGGGCCCTCGTCATTCAGGAGATTGGAAGGACGTCAGGGTTCCCAGGTGATGGTCACCGTCCGGGTGGGAGCGTACCAGGCGATGTCCAGACCGAGCTGCTCGGCGATGAACCGGAGGGGCAGGAAGGTCCTGCTACCCAAGATGACGGGAACGACCTTGCTGTTCGCCGGGTCGATGAGGGTGCTCTTGCCGTTCACGGTGGCGATGTTCTTGCCGATGGTCAGCACCATGGTGACACCGCGTGCCTTGAGGGTGACCTGGCGGGTCGTGGCATTCCAGGCGATGGAGCCGCCCACTTCCTCCACAAGTGCCCGCAGGGGCAGGAGGGTCCTGCTCTCGAGGATGACCGGCGCGACGTCCATAGCCACGCTGGCGCCATCGACGACCATAGCCTTCCTGTCGATGGTCAGATCGATCCTCCGCCCAGCGTGCTGTTGCTGAACCGGTGTGAGATCCAGGGTCCACGTGAGAGAGCCACGGTTGCCTGCGTTGTCGAGCGTTTCCACAACGATGGTGTTGAGACCGCGCTTCAGGGGAAGGGACGCGGTGAATGTCGCGTCCAGGTAGGGGATGACCTCGGTGCCGTCGATGGTGAGAGAACGGACACCGGACAACTCATCGCTGATGGTTCCCTCGACGTTCAGGGTCGTGCCGGTGACCATCCTGGTCAGCGGCCGGGGAAGGACGACTTCGGGAGCATGGGTGTCCAAGGTGATCGTGAAGTGACGCTCGGCTCGGTTGCCTGCCTCATCGACCACCGTGATGTCGACCCGGTTCGTGCCTTCAGTCAGCGACACCATGCGGTCTATCGTGCCAGTACCAGTGGATGCACTTGCCTCCACGCCGTTCACGGCAACCTTCCACTGCACGTTGCGCTGTCGGTTGTCTTCGGCCATGAACTGCAGGCCGAACGGAGACCGGTTCACCGTGAAGGAGGGAGCGGTCCCTCCCGATGCCCCGGTCACGCCGGGCCAGGAGGAGAAATCGGGCAACTCGATCACGGGGGGCATCGTGTCCAAGTACCGTGCAGGGAGGAACACACTGTCCACGCTCGTACTCATGGTGAGAGGTAGGCCCACGCCGCTGTCGGTACAGGTGACGCGAACAGCCAGGTGTATTCCCTCGTCGATGGGAGAAACGACGTACGTCGAAGCTGTCGCGCCAGGGATGAGTGCGAGTCCTGTCCCTGCCGCGTCATCGGCCCGGAGCCACTGGTAGGTGTAGGACAGGACTGACATGCCGGAGATGTCCGTGTCGATGGCGTCGTTCCAGCTGCCGACCATGGCACGCACCTCGTGGTTCACGAACAGGTTCCCGGCGATGCTGGGCCTTTCCGTGTTGACAGGAGCATCGTTGCGGGGGATCACGACGACGGTCACGGTGATCTCGTCCGTACCCGTCAGGCCGTCCTCCACCTGGAGCGTGAAGGTGTCCGTGCCGTTCCAGTTGGCAGTCGGGTGGTAGACGGAGGAAGCCGTCGAAGACCCCACGGACGGGGCAGGAAGTGTCAGGGTGCCGTGCCCGGGAGGCGTGATGACGTGCCAGGTCAGCGTGTCGATGGCATCCGCATCTGTCGCATGGAGTGTGAACGTGAAGGCAACTGGCGACTCATCTTCGTCGCAGGCCGTGGATGCTTGGGCCCCTTCGGTGATGACCGGTGCGGCGTTGAGGATAGTGATCGGTAGGGGCGCTGACAGTGCCGACGTCGCCTGGTGCAGAGGAAGGCCGACGCCATCGTCGGTGCACGTGACCATCGACCGAATCAGTTGAGGGTTGTCGACAAAGGTAAGCACGTATGTGAGACCGGTGGCCCCGGGGATGTCGACGAATGTTGTCCCGCCGTCCGTACTCAGCTGCCACTGATACGTATAGGACAGGACCGACATGCTGGAGACACTGGTGTCGATGAGATCATTCCAGACACCATCCGCCGCCGTCAGGGTCCGACCAACGTGCGGGATGCCGGCAATGGCAGGAGGTGCCGT includes:
- a CDS encoding pseudouridine-5-phosphate glycosidase, with protein sequence MARRVQRSENDQLTGHKIGNSVTKGFAEGTRRGEARPEEFVIAEEVQEALRKGAPVVALESAIITHGMPYPVNLELAQELEAIVRKGGAVPATTALVSGKIRVGLSKSELEMLARAKWVKKIGPRDIPVAVAMGFSGGTTVAASLNIADAAGIRVFVTGGIGGVHRGVSEILDISQDLPVIGRARCITVCAGAKSILDLRNTLEYLETMSVLVLGYQTDTLPAFYVRDSGIPLEHRVESASDIASIVEARDRLKLETGILVTNPIAEGDQVDPAKHEKILQAALKKAAEEGVEGKAMTPYILAYMQKNLPGVIEANIALIKSNVALGTQIATLLSHR
- a CDS encoding phosphohydrolase — protein: MSPELLLEQTISGGMREGIVGALLEVLERTDNFTLTHSYRVAQLAVPMGVALHLSEDDLETLRVAALLHDLGKAFIPAQILLKQDFLTEEEFAIMRKHPEYGSAVIGRVPGFSDVCDIVASHHERYDGAGYPHGTAGADIPMGGRILAVADSFDAMVTARVYRHGAQPDMAAAEAARCAGSQFDPVAVEAFLATTHFIGARHGEKSTAQRE
- a CDS encoding nucleotidyl transferase AbiEii/AbiGii toxin family protein, with the protein product MSSPRHYNDAVSFRQALEDRLRKRALSKGEDLQRLRQQVVFDRFVTRIQYDGVNRWILKGGHALELAIGSARATRDIDLALNISIGRGSDNRVTLQRMLQQAASRSAGDWLEFQVGESMMDLDGPLYGGERFPVRAMLGGRAFVTFHVDVAVGDVLLEPLRVTTGEDWFGFAGIEASPLTTTSLEQQFAEKLHAYTMLRAGTRDNSRVKDLVDMTLLLETGYLDPEGVAAAVVATFGHRNSHPTPETLPDPPVSWKKPYAAMAAACHIDVDIAAADRVGGYYRRIVTMIAATKPGTRTR
- the clpB gene encoding ATP-dependent chaperone ClpB is translated as MTLDKFTTKSAEALQQAARSSEGHGNQATDSLHLLQAILEQKEGLAASLFPYLNVAAPALSSQVEQEIERLPKVSGSVPVGQLVISDDLSTVIRKAEDEMTALKDEYISIEHLLIALAENSRSCGPLLKQTGVTKQAILSALVKVRGTERVTDQEPEDKYEALKKYGRDLTEQARQGKLDPVIGRDEEIRRVMQILMRRTKNNPVLIGDAGVGKTAVVEGLAQRIVARDVPEELKDKTIFALDLGAMIAGAKFRGEFEDRLKSVLKAVTASDGRIIMFIDELHTVVGAGAAEGAMDASNMLKPALARGELRTIGATTVDEYRKIIEKDAALQRRFQPVMVGEPSVEDTISILRGLKERYETHHGVRIADGALVMAAKLSARYITDRFLPDKAIDLMDEAASLVKMQLESMPVEIDELDRKLVILEMERKALAAETDDKSRKRSADVQAEIAQLKEKADRLKLSWRKQKDVIEEAARLGKELEEKKAAFTKATREGDLEKAAQLKYGAIPELEKKVEAQHDQLASQEKGGVELKQSVTEEEIAQVVSRWTGIPVSRMMETEVTKLVNLEERLAKRVIGQEQAIHAVASAIKRSRAGMSDPSRPIGSFIFLGPTGVGKTELSKALAQVLFDDENRMVRIDMSEYMEKFSVSRLVGAPPGYVGYEEGGQLTEAVRRHPYSVILLDEVEKANSDVFDILLQVLDDGRLTDGKGRTVNFRNTVIIMTSNIGSDIISRIGSTPGTVAYEEEYSRVTTAVLEHMKTVFRPEFLNRVDEVVVFNPLGQAELAEILSLVIERTVAKVRERDIELTVSDELRRHLVTIGYDPVYGARPLKRTVQKVLEDRLADALLSGEVKPGDKVLADYDADRVVFHKQ